The nucleotide window AACAcatctatataaaaaaagtagCAGTATCCTCCATAGATATTGGAACTATCTTTAAAATGAATCCAAAAATTTCACGTagtttcaaaacattttatttatgataCCACAGCATCCAATCTTTGCCAtcataataaattcaatatataatatattatttgctatatactaatattatgttaacataataaattcattttttatgtTCCAGATCTCCCATACTCATTCAAATTTGTAATATTCACATCAGGATTCCGATCAGGCAGCCTGGTCCATAAAGGTTTCTATGATGAGGAGATCACTCTGCCATCATTACATGTCTATGGAGAGAGTGATTCTATTATACCCAAAGGTAACTATCACtcaatagataataatatttttgatataacGAGTATATAAgcatcagttttcttaaacttcttttttcttttacagaGATGAGTGAATCCTtgatcaatttatttatcaagcCAGTTGTAGCAGAACACTCTGGAGGCCACTACGTTGCATGCTCTGGAGCGATCAAGGATGCTTACCAAGACTTCCTCAGTGACAGATACCAGGAAATGCTGGAGGCCAACCATGTGGAGGAAGAGAAAACCTCAAACTCATAGCATAGTGCCCTGGGACCCCACCCACTGCTGACCAAGCTTTTGGCTAAACATAATCCATATTGGCTCTAGGTATTTTAAAACTTATCTTAAGAGCTAATCTGAGTGATACCTGCTATTTATTGAATAAGAAGACATTTAAAGTCAATGTGTTGTGTGTTAATGATATCAAGGATTatgttttgtgttgtaaataattatctaaaaaGTAATAACGAAATAAACATTGACTAATATACAgcatgaagtttttttttcacacaaaAGCAAGTTAATCGGCTTAGGATTATCCAGCCAGCTGATCTGCCTGTCCTACATTTTGTAGGTATCACAGAGACACGTACTCAAGACATGTTATGTGGCAAAGCGGTCGATCCAGCCCTCCAAAAGACTTGTTGGGCACATACTCTGATATGGCTGAAAATTCACGTTCAGGGAGTAAATAGGTAAAGTGCGAGCCTACATAAGTGTGAAGATATGGCTATGTCATATCTACTTCCTTTTGTATTAACCCTAATGTGCTCTCCATGCGTAAGTATATAAGAAGGAATAAGTGTGACATCACACGACGTAGCGTAGTCGAATGGCCATAAGCCGTGAGGTGAGCCAATGTCCCTCGGGTCCTTCCACAGTCCAGCAATCTTGACATTTAGCAACCTGTCAATGTCACGTCGTGGTCATGCTTGTGGTCACGTCAATGGTTGATTATGAGGTTATGTTGTGATAAAGTTATTGCAAACAAAACCGAATGAAAACAAATGTAAAATTGAttaatatacaatataatacatTATGCAAATCGAGGACAAAATGTGGCGACGGTACCTTGTGTGGTTCGCACAAGAACACGTCGATTTTCGTCATGCAGTAAGTTTTGTaaacaatgttatttaaatCGTCTAAAACCTTCAatttgaataatataaacaaactttttttagGAAATGCAAAGTATAATATCTCTGCTCAATATACCAGTGAGGTTTGTAGAGAAGCCTTGCGTTCAGAAGCCTTACTGGATAGTTGAGCTTCCTTCAGAAGATTGTGCCCGAAAAATAGCTTCTCGGTCTGTATTGATGAAAAACTGTATAGAGTTGTGGTCCAGAGCAAGAACTGAGGCACAATTACATGCTAACTTGAAGAATTCCTTGAAAAACTCTACAGGAAGTTGGATAGTAGGGGAGAATAGTAATGGCATTAGCGATACCAGTGTGTGCCCTAAAGAGTTGATAGAATCTATTTGTACTCCAAAAAAGTCTTATAAAGTGGAAGTCGAAACATTTTGCAAACATTTCACGATGAAAGAAAAGGTTGAGAAAATAGAGGTAAGTACATAGATGAACATAATCACATTTAGTTTTCTATATATTTGTCATTATTTACAGCAATCTGTTTTTTGAATCAATATTGTATGTCTCTTGAAattatagaaaacatttttgatatgttttttacaatatttttatgaagccACACAAATAATGGAAGTTACAAGAATAAATCTACTGCATAGAATAGatagaacaataataattttactgttTAATTTTTTCAGACATTCAGTTACTTACCACTTGAGGGACCAGTGAAACTCAAGAATCCTGATGTGACCCTTGCTTACTTAGAGTTCTATGGAGTAGACCCTAATGATGTACCTGAAAAGCCTTATGATGTATTTTTTGGAAAATGGGTATGTGATCTTACCATTTAATTTACAGTTTGATTTATAACTGTTATTTTCTCAAATAGGCATGGCATTGCAAGTTTTTTTATGAACTGAATTTCAAGCATCAATACTTTGTCTACTCACCTCTCAACTAAGTAATAACATGGACacccaatatattttattaagaggacgaattggaatttttggcgccaaggatctcaatttttctcagtaaatacaaaacggatcaaaatacaacttggttacctgaaagttcatgatataaaccttattttgttagacgtcaaaacatgattaggtaacttttataacagagaaaaatatatcaaacatacctctttttaaaaagagattcacatattatgggcaaacgggaccgatttaagcctcttaactttttttgtagttgagtacatacatactctttaaaattgtagaaggaatttttatcaaattatcatttcaaaataataaaattacaaaaccattttgtcgcttacgacttttagttataaggtgatcttcacactgccccgcatcacgctgcatcttgcgtgtcgacgcacctacgcgcgttcctgcgggagtgcagatctgcatcatcgtgcgggtttttcacgcactcacgcgcgtaggtgcgttttgtaaattcacgcacagcgagttccattttcaaatatacacgtcacgcccattcaaaatcacgcgcggcattgcgggattcagtgtgccataccttgcgtctcgccccgcacctacgcgcgggggtgcgtgtttctccgcatgtatgtgcgtgatccgcatgaacgcgcgtggatgcattttcagtgtgttggactatgcgtgttttccatacaaacggagatatttccatacaacggaaaaaaacgcatccacgcactacgctgcatcatgcggggcagtgtgataatcgcctaagctagcgcgcgtattgttatcctcgccccgctcagacgctccgaccccttttggcgccttagatgcgcatgccggttatggaattattgttgaccaattcgtcgccttaacacCTTGCCAATCTCCCAAGACATATATAAATTGAAATCAGGCCAAAAATTAAGCCAAGACATTCGTTTTCCATGTTTGTTAGGTGTAATTTTACAGGTATGGCctcatgtatgtatattttaactaacagtttttttctatattttagaTAGCAGATGGCCAACGTGACCTGATCCAAGTGCATTCACTGAAAAAGCGGCAATTCATCGGCAACACGAGCATGGATGCACAGCTGGCCATCATTATGGCTAACCAGGCTCAAGTGAAGGTCGGCGATATGGTGCTTGACCCCTTTGTCGGGTCTGGCTCTCTGCTTGTGGCTGCTGCTCATTTTGGAGGTAAATAGTAGTAgcagataataaagtttttaacAACAACTTTTAGCATAGGCATTATTTACAGAGACATTATATTTCAAAGGTGTATCCTGTTAAATAATGAATTGAACACTTGCTTTTCCTGGTAACACGAAATTTCGCGCGCCTTGGTAAAGTAATTCCATTGTTTGCCTTGTCATACAGACAGACAACAGACAGTGTGCCTGAACTCACACTCACCTTTATAGAGTTTAGAAACAAAGTATTCCTAATTTTGTCTgtacaaactaatatttttttccatgttACAGCCTATGTATGGGGCTCTGACATAGATTACCTGATGCTGCACGCGCGGACGCGGCCCACTCGCGTCGGTCAAAAGGTAACAAAGTATGTATTGCAAAGGTTAAGGTGCTTATTCAATACATTATATTCATAAACATAGTCTTAGGGCATCTTGCGCGACATACTAgactttttactttaattttcatGCAACTTGTCCCATCACAACCAAGTCTTTATTAGCCAGTCTCAGTTAGGCACGCAAACCGCCCTTAATAAATCATTCCTCATTCTTGTCATCAATATTCACTCTGCTATACGTATAATGGTCACGACAAGGCACTCAAATCATAAATCCGTAAAATAACAAGCAAGAAAACCTTATCAAGTTACTGTTTTAATGTgcaaataactttaattttagaTACGGACAAAGGAAGAGAGTATACGAGGGAACATGAGACAGTATGGAACTGAGTCCAGGTATCTAGATGTTGTTGTGAGCGACTTCTCTCTGCACAATTGGAGATCAGACCTGAAGTTTGATGCTATCATTACTGATCGTAAGTTTTTCTTACCcaagtatacatatattttttgaaaacctATGAAGAGAATAGCCCACAAGAACAGGATAATAGCCAATACAGACTCAATTGCagtcttcctccgagcctttttctgcAACTAAATTCCAAACACAAGTACGCACATGTGGCCCATACATACCCCTCCCCCAATCCGCCACCCGCTAGAAAGGTAACTAAAATTGCCAAGAACTTTCCCAGCGGTGGTAAACTCCGATTGGACTTGAAGCACTGTTTTACAACGAAACTCTCGGCACCTTtgcagatatatttttttattccagcGCCATACGGTGTACGCGAACCTACAGAGAAGATCGGCATAGAACGCGAGAACTACACGATATCTGAGGAGCAGCTAGCTAACCACGTGCCTTCTAAAGTGGAGTACGGCTTGTCGCATATCTACAGTGACCTCCTCAACTTTGCCGCTAACCATCTCGAGATGGGTCGGCGGCTGGTCTGCTGGTATCCTTTGGTTAGGTAAGATTGTGATGTATTAATGACTTGGTTTCTGTTCggaaattaacaaataaaccaagcttaaagtaatttatttcatctccctagtcttttcccaactagttttgggtcagcttccagttttACCGAATGCAAGAACCACTAAAGTAATTTACATATTGCAATATTTCTGAACCACAAGTGCATTATGTAAGAGTCTTCATTTATAGAGAATTCATTACGTAGTATTCCTCCATTATAAAAGAAtctgtaaataagaaaaatacacGCCTTATTTACAACCTCAATATTCCCTTATTACAACACAGCCTAATTTTTAAGTCATCTGCTCAATTGTAACATTTCCTTTACTTCCAGAGAAGAATACGAAGAATCCCAGCTACCATCCCACCCGTGTCTGAAACTCGTGGGTAATTCAGAACAGGTACTGTCTAAGTTAGCGGCACGGAGGCTACTCACGTATGAAAAGGTGCAAGACGACGCGCCCAATATGCCGCTAGATCCTAATGCTGTACATAACTTTAGGTAAATAACAATTGCtaatcacaaaaaaattatTAGATTCTGCGCGGCAGTGCTCCTTTCTTTGCGCGCAAATAAAACCATCTTATACGCGGGATAAATCCATAAGTATGAAAGCGTTAATTGACGTCAATGAACGGTAATGGCCCCGATTACAACAGTTttcttattacattattttgactgggcgtaatttgttttgttaaaatttatCTAGCCAAGCATTGTAAGAAGCATATTTGTTAAAGATTGATGAATAAAATCTTTCTCCAGGGAAAAGTACTTCACAATGGGCGAGATGACAAGGCGGGAGAGAAAGGAGAAACGCGCGGGAGAAGTTGCCGCCTACCTCGCCAGCAAGATGGCCGCcctgagagatgacgtcacatgACACGTTACTTAGCAAAGATATAGTtctattaaagttttaagaatattttgctGTTTCATTCGTTCCGACTTccattttttggaaaatattgggattttaataaaagaagGGGGTTGGTGGAAacataacataatttattttaaaataattcactaAAATTATACTAACTTTGAAAATCAAACATTCCATACACCATTAAATGCTCATCCCTTTTGATAAGTTAACATACCCTTAAAGtctaaattatatattaattaattatacataaatatttagaataGTTTACTTGGTACATTTTCTACATGGATTACTGACATTTCTATATTAACTTCGGAATGAATTACATCTTTATATGATCATATTAACACATTTGTATATTCTAGTTCAAGTAGTTTgtttgtaggtacattttgaCTACATATCATGAAGTTACAAAAAGTTATATAACGAGAATTGTTCAATCCACTAGTAGAAgaattttttagacaagactTTAAATTGGTCTAATATCCGACGTTATACAAGCGTCAGCCATACAGCGGCATCCTGCTGTAAAATGTGACGCTTCTTGAAAAGTCGATATTTTccctacatatttttaacttaatatAAACTCACCGCCTTAAGCGTCAGTCACAATTTTATGTAGATACTCCCTAGTCAGTGATAGCGAGGGCCAGCATCATGTGCGTGAGGTCGGGGGTGGGCGGCGCCCGCGCGGCCCgctgccgccgcgccgcgccggaCTGCGCCCACTGGCACAGCTTCCACACCTCCTTGCGCTTGCCGCTGTTGCCGGACGACTTGTAGTGGTTCAGTAGGTTGTTTGTGGTCTGAGGAGCGGTGATAAGTTGTATATAGGAGTAGAGAACAAAACAAAGGCTTCAGAAgtttcgaaaataaaaattgtaataataagagtgggaaaaggctcggaagataaTGAATCAGAGTACTTCCAAATTCAACAAATAGGTCTCAAAATAGAAATTTTAGTTCGAAAAGAATACATAACATGACAGAAAGTACATAACATGTACTCTcgtcttatttaaatattattatcaagttAGTACATATCTTTCATGTTATGtacatctaaataaaaaaaatctctatataaaagagtacatattATGcagttatatattttatgtatttaatttctgTACATACCAAGAATAAGCCAAGCAAGGCCCTCATGTTCTCTGGGTTCAGCTTCAATGCTTGACAGTAGTAAGTCTTGGCAAGCTCCATGTTCTCAACACCTCCCTGAAACAAACACACAATACCTGGAGACACGTATTTCGAAATAGTACATATATTGTAAGAAAcaataatggccttactacaaaaactttaaccactgttttacacttgtctaaaaaaaatgtggctccaaaatgaaccatatgtcaacgtcataatttgtcatttttttagacaagtcttaaactgacgttaaaaagtttttgtggtaagacggtaactATTTTCCACctagtttcataataaaaagtagcctaggcTGTCTCCAGATTCCAAATCTCCCATACTGACAAATTGCATCACAATTAGTTCAGTTGTTTAAGTCATGAAAGCAGGTGAAACACATACC belongs to Helicoverpa zea isolate HzStark_Cry1AcR chromosome 11, ilHelZeax1.1, whole genome shotgun sequence and includes:
- the LOC124634220 gene encoding tRNA (guanine(10)-N2)-methyltransferase homolog — its product is MQIEDKMWRRYLVWFAQEHVDFRHAEMQSIISLLNIPVRFVEKPCVQKPYWIVELPSEDCARKIASRSVLMKNCIELWSRARTEAQLHANLKNSLKNSTGSWIVGENSNGISDTSVCPKELIESICTPKKSYKVEVETFCKHFTMKEKVEKIETFSYLPLEGPVKLKNPDVTLAYLEFYGVDPNDVPEKPYDVFFGKWIADGQRDLIQVHSLKKRQFIGNTSMDAQLAIIMANQAQVKVGDMVLDPFVGSGSLLVAAAHFGAYVWGSDIDYLMLHARTRPTRVGQKIRTKEESIRGNMRQYGTESRYLDVVVSDFSLHNWRSDLKFDAIITDPPYGVREPTEKIGIERENYTISEEQLANHVPSKVEYGLSHIYSDLLNFAANHLEMGRRLVCWYPLVREEYEESQLPSHPCLKLVGNSEQVLSKLAARRLLTYEKVQDDAPNMPLDPNAVHNFREKYFTMGEMTRRERKEKRAGEVAAYLASKMAALRDDVT